Within Bacteroidota bacterium, the genomic segment TCGACGTTCTCCCAACTTTGACCTAGAATAATACGGGTTAATGGTCCAAAAGAAAGGGACTAATCCCGAATTCTTTCGGGATGTAGTTCGGCATTACCATTCTACAAACTAATCCGTCTCAGGCGGAGAACTATTATAGTTTAAGAAATGGTATTAGTACACTCTTTGCAAAGCGACAACAACGGAGGACAAGACAAGGTTTTTTGAAAATAAAATAATGAAAATTGGTTTATCCTACTTCCACCTATACCCATCATCGTCAGTAAATCCTTTTAGGTATTGCGGAATAAACCAACAGAACCTCATTGCGGGGAAATAATCAAGTTTGGTTTTGGTATCATACTGTCTTTCGTCATAATTAAACCCACGACGGTTCACCGTAAATGCCTCGTTCAATTCCAATCCTATTTGAAAGTTCACGGTTCTATTTCTAGGATCCATGTACTGATATGCTATATACTGACTTATGCACAGCCCACTATGGAATCTATCATATCCATGTTTATAGTCGGGGTAAAGTTGCGGTGCACCTTCTCCAGGAATTTCCAAACGAAGTTTGTGATGTATATAACCAGCACCAAAAGTTAGCAATATGCCTGTGCCTGTATTTCTTTTTTTATTGAGCAAAAATATTTTTCCCGCCTCAGCCATTATTTGCAAGCCTCTGGAATAGTAGCGGGGTTGTATTAAACTACCATCGGCATTTATTATATCCCCGTCGATGGTATTTATATATTGCAAGGGGTTTACCATAGTTACGCTATTGCCAAACATAAACCGACCAAATACTCCAAATTGCCAGCGATTGTTCGATTTATAGCCCATCCCAAATCCAATGGCATTCATTAGCCCGAATTTTTTTCCCATCTCTCCCATGGGTTTCAAAGGTGTATACTGAAAATTATAAGTTACAGCTCTATTGGGTCGTTTCATGGGTTTTTTCTCTTGGGCGTATATATGGGAATGAGCCAAACCAAAGAGTGAAACTATGATAACAAATATATGTGCTAACTTTTTCAATATATATATTATAACGCAGCAGCGTAATTTTTAGTTGTACGTGTTTATCAAAAAACTTTAGCGGCAAACTGTTCCAATTCTTTTCCACTATCGACCAATACATCTTTGTGCAAAGAAGTACCATGGCTATCCATCGTGCATATCGCTCTGAAACCTTCTACCTCCAATTGCCACATAGCTTCCGGTGTACCGAATTGCAAGCAATGCCCATCAATTACATCTTTAATACAACGGGCATAATATTGGGCAGCACCGCCTATCGCATTCAAATATATAGCTCCGTGTTCTTGACAAGCTTGCAAAGTTTTTGGACCCATACCGCCTTTACCCATCACTACCCTAGCTCCTGTTTTTTTCAATATAGTTCCTTGATAGGGTTCTTCGCGTATACTCGTAGTAGGACCGGCAGCCGTAATTTTCCACTTTCCAGCCGCATCTTGGTTTATTACAGGACCACAATGATATATCACCGCTCCATGCAAATCGTAAGGTGCATCATGCTCTAACATGTAATGGTGCATTGCGTCGCGACCTGTATATATAATACCATTCAGTTCTACCACATCGCCTGCTTTTATTGCACGCACCTGTTCTTCGCTAATAGGCGGTGTTAAACTATGCACACGCACTTGCGAGGTTTCTTCACCTTGTGGTTCATGATACATTTGTTTAGGCTCATCAGCATCACGATAAAGCCAATTTATAATACTTCCTGTTTCTGCATTTATTTTAATTCCCAAGCGGCGATAAGCCCAACAGTTATACGCTACGCTTACAAAAAACGACGCAGGCAATCTATTATACTTTCCAATTTTGCAACCTAGCAAAGTTACCAATCCACCAAAACCCATCGTGCCAATTTTTAATTTATCGGCATTGTTCATTATATAGTTTTCCAAATCACGTAAAACAGGATCTGGATTTTCATCATCTACATTTCTAAATAGTTGTTCTTTGGCAAGTGCATAACCGCTTGTTCTATCACCACCTATTCCTACACCTATAAAGCCCGCAGAACAACCTTGCCCTTGGGCCTGCCACACTGCATGCATAATACATTTTCGTATACCATCAATATCACGCCCAGCTTTTCCCAAATGTTCCAATTCGCTGGGCAAAGAATATTGTATATTTTTATTTTCGCATCCACCACCTTTCAATATCAAACGTATATCTATATAATCATTTCGGTGTTGGTGAAAATGTATAACAGGTGTGCCAGGGCCAATATTATTTCCTGTATTACTTCCATCAATGGGGTCAACAGAATTGGTACGAAGTTTTCCATCCTTGGTAGCTTTGGCCACCATCAATAATATAATTTCTTCTAAAATAATCTGGTCGAAACCTACTGGCGTTTTTACCTCAAAAGTGGGCATTCCAGTATCTTGGCATATTGGACCCACATCGCTGCAAGCCATATCAATATTTTTTGTAATCGTGTCTAGTGCAATGCCTGCCTTTGTTCCTTGCAATTCGCTGTTATGTGCTTTTACCATGCTTCTTCGCACATCGCTGGGAAGGTTGGTACTCGTTTGTACGATGAGGTCGTAAATACTTTGTTCTAATGTGGTCATAAATGTAGTATAAAGTAGAAAGTATATAGTATAAAGATTTTATGTTTTGTTATCAAACCGCAAGTATCAGGTAGCTGGTATAAAGTAGTAAGTATAACAGTATAAAGATTTAGATCAAATTTTTATTAATTGGTATCTAATATAATATATTTTTTATAAACAAGTCAGTGAAAGCTGGTACCAAGTACTTTATACTCTATCGTAATCCCCTACCCAATTTTTAATTTCCTTTTTTATCTGACTATTTTTAAGATTTTCTTTCAAGGTTTTTTCAATCAAACTTTGCAATTCCCCATCCGATGCAAAACGCAAAGCTACAATTTGTCCCATACTCAGGTTTGGGTCTAATGTTGTTCCAAATAATATATAAT encodes:
- a CDS encoding FumA C-terminus/TtdB family hydratase beta subunit produces the protein MTTLEQSIYDLIVQTSTNLPSDVRRSMVKAHNSELQGTKAGIALDTITKNIDMACSDVGPICQDTGMPTFEVKTPVGFDQIILEEIILLMVAKATKDGKLRTNSVDPIDGSNTGNNIGPGTPVIHFHQHRNDYIDIRLILKGGGCENKNIQYSLPSELEHLGKAGRDIDGIRKCIMHAVWQAQGQGCSAGFIGVGIGGDRTSGYALAKEQLFRNVDDENPDPVLRDLENYIMNNADKLKIGTMGFGGLVTLLGCKIGKYNRLPASFFVSVAYNCWAYRRLGIKINAETGSIINWLYRDADEPKQMYHEPQGEETSQVRVHSLTPPISEEQVRAIKAGDVVELNGIIYTGRDAMHHYMLEHDAPYDLHGAVIYHCGPVINQDAAGKWKITAAGPTTSIREEPYQGTILKKTGARVVMGKGGMGPKTLQACQEHGAIYLNAIGGAAQYYARCIKDVIDGHCLQFGTPEAMWQLEVEGFRAICTMDSHGTSLHKDVLVDSGKELEQFAAKVF